CCGAATCCGGAGACACCGCACCGACCTTTTCGGCGACGCTCGGCACGAGTGACCACGAATCGTTCGCGCTTGAAGACCGACTGGGTGACGGGCCTGTCGTCCTCGCCTTTTTCCCGGGCGCGTTCACGCCACCGTGTACCAACGAGATGGTCGCCCTGCAGGAGCGACTCGACGACTTCCGCGACGCTGGCGCGACCGTCCTCGGGGTGAGCGCCGACTCGCCGTTCTCGCAGGGCGCGTTCCGCGAGGAGCACGGGATCGAGTTCGACCTCGTGAGCGACATGTCCGGCGAGGCCATCCGCGCGTACGACCTCGAGATGGACATCGAGGACCTCGGCCTGCACGGCATCGCCAACCGATCGGTGTTCGTCCTCGACGACGACGGTGAGATCACCTACAGCTGGACCGCCGACGACCCGACGAACGAACCCGACTACGACGACCTCCTCGACGCCGTCCGATCCGCGTAGGCCAGGCCGACGCCGTTCTTCGGAAGACCCGATCGGGAGCGGGTTCCGACGCCGGTTGCCGGACATCTTCGCGATAACTGTCTCGGGGGAGCGACGAGACGGAACGGACGTAATGGCCGACCATCAACTCGACCTCCGTGAGATCCCGCCGCCACAGCGACATCCGAAGATCTTCGACGCGTTCGAGGACCTGGAACGCGGCGAGGCATTGACGCTGGTCAACGACCACGAACCGACGCCGCTGTACCACCAGATGGCTGCCGAAGTCGACTCCTTCGACGCCGAGGCGTACACCGTCGACCGCGTCGGTCCGAACGAGTTCGTCGCGACGCTCCCGAAGAAGTAGTTCGACGGTCGCTGGTGCCTGAGATTTGCGGAGTTCAGGCGGGGGCTTCCATGTCCTCGACTGTCTCGACGAGGTCCTCGAACAGCACAGCGGCCCGTTCCTCGTCGTAGTCCGTGTGGTACTCCTTGGGCACCCCCTGTTTGGCGAGGTTCACGTGGCGGTTCGGCGTCACGTCGTGCTGTTCGAGACTCTCGCGGGCACACTCCAGTGGACAGCCGTCGATGACCAGCATCGGGCGGCCCGAGGTCGCGGTGTCGACGAGCGGGCCCACGTCGCCACCGACGCCGGCGATACAGGACATCTCCGCGACGCGTTCGCGGTCGAGTCGCACGGCGAGGTCGTTCGCCATCTGTGCGGCGCTCGAACACCCCGAGCAGGAGTAAACGAGCGGCAGGTCGTCGTAACTCGCTGTCATCGAATCGACATCGACCGGCCGGCCGTGAATCGATTGTCCCGAACGATGTTCGGTCACGTCGCCTTCACGACGACTCCGAGTCGTCGCTCGGCTCACCGCCGTCGGACCGAGGGTCCGACGAGGGTCGCGAATCTTCGGTTCGCTCACCGCCGTCGGTCATCGCGGGCAGGCCTTCGTTACCGAACCAGTCCCATTCGCGGCTCTTCTGGCCCGTCTCGGCGAGATCCCACGGGTCGTCGTCGGCGACTCGCGGGCCTTCGAGCCAGGAGGTGACGATGTTGTAGAGGAAGATTATCTGTGCGATCGCCAGGACGAACGCGCCCAGCGTCGCGAGCTGGTGGAGCAGGGTGAACAGGTCGATCGGGCCGATCTCGACGGCGTAGGTGGCGTACCGCCGGGGCATGCCGGCGTAGCCCAGGATCACCATCGGGAAGAAGGTGAGGTTCGTCCCGAGCAGAGTCAGCCAGAAGTGCCACTTCGCCAGGGTCCGCTGGTACATCCGGCCGGTCACCAGCGGGAACCAGTAGTAGATGCCGGCGAACACCGCGAACGCGATTGCGCCCATGATGACGTAGTGGAAGTGCGCGACGACGTGGTAGGTGTCGTGCAGGATCATATCGACGGGGATCGAGGCCTCGAACACGCCGGTGACGCCGCCGATGATGAAGTTGAACACGAACCCGACACAGAACAGGAAGGGTGCGGTCAGGCGGAGACTCCCGTTCCACATCGTCGCGATCCAGTTGAACGTCTTCACCGCGCTCGGTATCGCGATGGCGATGGAGACGGCCATGAACGAGGCGCGCAGCCGCGGGTCCATCCCCGTCGCGAACATGTGGTGGGCCCACACACCGAAAGAGAGGACGCCCAGCGCGAGCGTGGAGTAGACGACGAACTCGAAGCCAAAGAGCTTCCGGCCGGTGAACTTGGGCAGGATGTAGCTGATCAGCCCCATCGGCGGGAGGACGAGGACGTACACCTCGGGATGCCCGAAGAACCAGAACAGGTGTTGCCAGAGCATCGTCCCGCCGCCGTCGGCGGCGAAGAAGGTCGTCCCGAAGTTCCGGTCCAGAAGCAGCATGATCAGGGCGCTCCCCAAAAGCGGGAAGGCAAACAGGATCTGGGCGGACTGGACGAGGACGGTCCA
This Halorientalis sp. IM1011 DNA region includes the following protein-coding sequences:
- a CDS encoding redoxin domain-containing protein; this translates as MSESGDTAPTFSATLGTSDHESFALEDRLGDGPVVLAFFPGAFTPPCTNEMVALQERLDDFRDAGATVLGVSADSPFSQGAFREEHGIEFDLVSDMSGEAIRAYDLEMDIEDLGLHGIANRSVFVLDDDGEITYSWTADDPTNEPDYDDLLDAVRSA
- a CDS encoding DUF2249 domain-containing protein, coding for MADHQLDLREIPPPQRHPKIFDAFEDLERGEALTLVNDHEPTPLYHQMAAEVDSFDAEAYTVDRVGPNEFVATLPKK
- a CDS encoding putative zinc-binding protein — translated: MTASYDDLPLVYSCSGCSSAAQMANDLAVRLDRERVAEMSCIAGVGGDVGPLVDTATSGRPMLVIDGCPLECARESLEQHDVTPNRHVNLAKQGVPKEYHTDYDEERAAVLFEDLVETVEDMEAPA
- the ctaD gene encoding cytochrome c oxidase subunit I: MAIPSWTSLVLMGVVLVGAVAWLRRLEDWRSYSPVGSGDGEGLFGEAGHGHREKPGGIVRWLTTVDHKDIGLLYGAFAVFAFAWGGVAVLLMRAELIGPGEDILSASLYNGLLTSHGITMLFLFGTPILAAFSNYLIPILIGADDMAFPRINAIAFWLLPPGALLIWGGFFLPSIDPAQTAWTMYTPLSLEQPNAGVDLMLLGLHLTGVSATIGAINFIATILTERGEDVDWATLDIFSWTVLVQSAQILFAFPLLGSALIMLLLDRNFGTTFFAADGGGTMLWQHLFWFFGHPEVYVLVLPPMGLISYILPKFTGRKLFGFEFVVYSTLALGVLSFGVWAHHMFATGMDPRLRASFMAVSIAIAIPSAVKTFNWIATMWNGSLRLTAPFLFCVGFVFNFIIGGVTGVFEASIPVDMILHDTYHVVAHFHYVIMGAIAFAVFAGIYYWFPLVTGRMYQRTLAKWHFWLTLLGTNLTFFPMVILGYAGMPRRYATYAVEIGPIDLFTLLHQLATLGAFVLAIAQIIFLYNIVTSWLEGPRVADDDPWDLAETGQKSREWDWFGNEGLPAMTDGGERTEDSRPSSDPRSDGGEPSDDSESS